The DNA region GAAGCTCTGGGCGATCTCTTCCCTCATGAGAAGGGCGCCGATGGGCACGCCCCCTGCCAACGATTTGGCAAGGGTGAGGAGATCGGGTTTGATCCCTTCGTGTTCGTAGGCGAAGAGTTTGCCGGTCCTTCCCATGCCGACCTGCACTTCGTCTAAGATCAAAAGGACCCCCTTCTCGTCGCAGAGCTCTCTCAACCCTCTCAGATACCCTTCGGATGGGACGTTCACCCCCCCCTCCCCTTGGATCGGCTCGAGAAGCACGGCACAGGTCTTCGGCCCGATCGCCTCCCGAACCGCAGCGAGATCATCGAAGGGGACATATCGGAATCCTGGGACGAGAGGAGCATACCCTTTGTGATATTTGGCTTGGCCCGTGGCGGTCAGTGTGGCCAAGGTCCTGCCGTGGAAGGAGCGCTCCATGGTGATCACCTCATATCGGTCCTCGCCCGTCTTCTCCTTCGCATACTTTCTGGCCAGTTTGAGGGCCGCCTCGTTCGCCTCCGCCCCGCTGTTGCAGAAGAAGACCTTGTCCGCGAAAGAGTGCTCGCAGAGGAGGGAAGCCAGCTCGATCTGGGGTTGGAT from Thermodesulfobacteriota bacterium includes:
- a CDS encoding aspartate aminotransferase family protein, which produces MDSQTWMKLSEQVIAHTYNRFPILPVRGKGTRIWDLEGKEYIDFFSGLAVCNLGHCHPKVVRAIQTQAEKLLHVSNLYYIQPQIELASLLCEHSFADKVFFCNSGAEANEAALKLARKYAKEKTGEDRYEVITMERSFHGRTLATLTATGQAKYHKGYAPLVPGFRYVPFDDLAAVREAIGPKTCAVLLEPIQGEGGVNVPSEGYLRGLRELCDEKGVLLILDEVQVGMGRTGKLFAYEHEGIKPDLLTLAKSLAGGVPIGALLMREEIAQSFGPGDHASTFGGNFLATAAGVAALKALIEEGLLENCQRVGAYFMKRLKEVQEKFPLVKEV